The Streptomyces sp. V3I7 genome segment GCAGCAGCGTCAGGTCCCAGAGCGGCTCGCCCGGGGCGAAGGGGGCCCTGGCCAGTTCTCGGACGACATCGTGCGTGCTCCGGCCGGCGGGCACGGTCTGACTGCGGATGTGATGGCCGACCTCGGGGCGAACCCGGTGCCAGCGGGCTTGTAGCCCGCGCCCCTTCATGGCTAAGGACAGGGGCGGAACCTGGTCGAGGCGTTGGAGGACATGCTCCGTCAGTGCCTGCAGAGGCGGGGGCGTGCCGCGGAAGTGAAGCAGCGCTCCGATGACCATCGAGGGGTCGTGATAGAGCAGGGAGTCCAGAGGTGACGGGCGTCCGTACCGGAGAGCGTCTCCCGGATCGCGCTCGCGATGGGTGCTGAGGGACATGATGCCTCCGATGCGATCCGGCATCTCGTGGACAACGGGGTCAAGTGGCGGGCGAGGCACGCCGCCTTCCGACCGTGGCACCGGGGCCAGGCGCGCTTCCGCCGCTGGCGCGACGCCGTCGGCGCCGGAAGCCGTCGGGCGTTACGTCCCCCACCGCACCGGCAGTCCCACCGGCCCCCTGATCAGCATCCCGGGCCTCCAGGTCAGGGCGGCCGGGTGGGCGTCGAGGGTCAGGTCGGGGAAGCGGTCCAGCAGGGTGCGGATGGCGATGCGGGCTTCCAGGCGGGCGAGGGGAGCGCCCAGGCAGTAGTGGATGCCGTGGCCGAAGGCGACGTGGCCGCCCGCGGCGCGGCGGATGTCGAAGTGGTCGGGGGTGGGGAAGCGGGCCGCGTCGTGGTTGGCGTCCGCCAGGGCGACGAGGACGAGCTGGCCGTCGCCCGGGATGACGGTGCCGCCGATCTCGACCGGTGCCGTGGTGAAGCGGAACGTCGGGGTCTCCACCGGGCCGTCGTAGCGAAGCATCTCCTCCACCGCGTTGTCGATGAGGGACATGTCCTCACGCAGCGCGGCGAGTTGGTCGGGGTGGGTCAGCAGGGCCAGGACGCCGTTGGAGATCAGGTTGACCGTGGTCTCGTGCCCCGCGACCAGCAGCAGCCAGGCCGTGCCGAGCAGTTCGTGCGCGGAGAGCCGGTCGCCGTCCTCGTCGGTGGTGCGGATCAGGCCGCTCATCAGGTCCCGGCCCGGCGCCTGGCGTTTGCGCTCCAGCAAGTCGGTGAGGTACGCGGCCATTTCGCCCGTCGCCGCCTTCCGTACCCGGGCGTCGGGGTCGGAGAGGATCGTGCCGGTCCAGGCGCGGAACGCCGCCCGGTCCAGCATCGGCACTCCGAGCAACTCGCAGATCACGGAGATCGGGAGAGGGAACGAGAGTGCCTCGACCAGGTCCGCCCGGCTGTCCGGGCGGGCCGCCATCGCGTCCAGCAGCTCGTTGGTGATCTGCGCTACGCGCGGCCCCAGTTGATCGATGCGGCGCGGCGTGAACTCGCGTACCACCAGCTTGCGCAGGCGTTCGTGGTCCGGTGGGTCGGAGTTGAGCATGTGGGGGCCGGCCGACGGGCTGGAGATCGGGAACGAGGGCGACGCGTTCTTCCACTGCTTCGACAGCCGCGGATCCACGAGCGCCGCGCGCCCGGCCTCGTACCCGACGACGAGCCAGGCCTCCGCGCCCTCCGGAATCCGCACCCTGTGCACGGGTCCGCGTTCGCGCAGCGCCGCGTACACCGGATAGGGGTCGCGGACGAAGTCCTCGCCCAACGCCACCAGATCGAACACTTCGGTCGCCGTCATCGTTCGCCCCTGCCCCCTGTTTCCCCGTTCGCGCCGACGCTAGCAGCGGGCCGCGCCTCGACGTAGGACCAATCCAGCCGAAGCGGGCGCGGGTGGCAGTGCCGCGTGGGGAGCGTTGTCAGTGGTCCCTGCCATCATCTGAAACATCATCGACGAGTCCGTTCTCGGGCGGGGATCAAGGGGTCATCGTTGAAAGTCGCCGACCAGCTGAGGGGCGCGCTGACCGATCCGGACGCGCGGATCGACGCCCGGGATCTCGACCTGTCGCAGGACTCTGACCGGCAGCTCGGCGAGGGGGTGAGATGACCAGGTTGACGTGGGTGGTGCTGTTCGTGGTGACCGGGCTCGTCGCCGGGGCCATGGGGGTGGCCGGCACCTTGCTCTGGCAGCGGGTCACGGCACCGGGCACGTCGGCCGTCGACGCTCAGGGTGCAGACGTCGCCGAGGACTTGCGGCGGGATCTGACCGCGGGGTTCTACTCACCGGGGCACCCGTACGGCGGTCAGTTCACCGAGGGCACGGTTGTCGCGCAGGTCGAGGCGCACGGGGGAGTGGTGCTCAGCGCCCGGACCGAGGTGGGGGAGGGCGGTGCCGAGGTGCATACGGACACGGTGATGCTGGGGCTGGTACCGCCCAGCGCGACCGGCGGAAAGACCGTCGTCGCGGACGCCTACCCCGTGCGCTGCTACCGCTACACCTTCGGGATCGGCGCCTACAGCGTGAAGCAGTCCACGACGAGCTGCCCGGCTTCACGGACCGACGGGAAGCCGGGCAGCCCGGTGGCGGAGATGGGTGCGCTGCTGGCGCGGCAGCCCGTCGGCCCGTCCGCGTACCGCGAGTTGAGCGCGGCGGGTTATTCGCATGACCGGCGGGAAGCCATGGACTTCCTGAAGGACAAGCGGCTGGTCGGCGCCCGTGACGCGGTGACGGTCGTTTCCGGCCGCGCCCACGGTGGTGACGTGTACGTCGTCGCCCTGCGGATCAACGGCGTCTGCCACTACCTGCGCATGGACTCCGCCGCCTCCGCGTCACGCCTCATACCCCTGTGGGCCGCCCCGGCCGACGAACAGCGGAAATGCGGCGCGGCCCAGGCCGCCACCCTGTTCGGAACGGACCCGGCCAAGGCCGGCTGACCGGACAGCGGCAGCGCCGGTACGCTC includes the following:
- a CDS encoding cytochrome P450; this encodes MTATEVFDLVALGEDFVRDPYPVYAALRERGPVHRVRIPEGAEAWLVVGYEAGRAALVDPRLSKQWKNASPSFPISSPSAGPHMLNSDPPDHERLRKLVVREFTPRRIDQLGPRVAQITNELLDAMAARPDSRADLVEALSFPLPISVICELLGVPMLDRAAFRAWTGTILSDPDARVRKAATGEMAAYLTDLLERKRQAPGRDLMSGLIRTTDEDGDRLSAHELLGTAWLLLVAGHETTVNLISNGVLALLTHPDQLAALREDMSLIDNAVEEMLRYDGPVETPTFRFTTAPVEIGGTVIPGDGQLVLVALADANHDAARFPTPDHFDIRRAAGGHVAFGHGIHYCLGAPLARLEARIAIRTLLDRFPDLTLDAHPAALTWRPGMLIRGPVGLPVRWGT